A stretch of the Epinephelus fuscoguttatus linkage group LG2, E.fuscoguttatus.final_Chr_v1 genome encodes the following:
- the LOC125900945 gene encoding solute carrier family 25 member 44-like isoform X1, which yields MRNQSDEGASTAGRMQQKRNIQIIEWEDLDKKKFYSFGVFMTMSIRATVYPATLIRTLLQVQRGKSLYSGTFDAFFKILRTEGIRGLYRGFMVNTFTLISGQAYITTYELVRKYVSKYSDNNTVKSLVAGGSASLVAQSITVPIDVVSQQLMMQGQGEHLTRFRLNFNTEAGKSKKFFGQTRNIMAQIFAADGFRGFYRGYVASLLTYIPNSAVWWPFYHFYAEQLSKMAPSDCPHLILQAMAGPLAAATASTVTNPMDVVRARVQVEGRTSVIETFGQLIKEEGCWGLTKGLSARIISSTPTAIVMVVGYETLKKLSLRPELVDSRHW from the exons GAATCAGTCTGATGAAGGGGCATCTACGGCTGGCAGGATGCAGCAGAAAAGGAACATCCAGATCATCGAGTGGGAGGACCTCGACAAAAAGAAATTTTACTCTTTCGGGGTGTTCATGACGATGAGCATCCGGGCCACCGTCTACCCGGCCACACTCATCCGCACTCTACTCCAGGTGCAGAGGGGCAAATCACTCTACAGCGGCACCTTTGACGCCTTCTTCAAGATTCTCCGGACGGAGGGCATCCGCGGCCTTTATCGAGGCTTTATGGTCAACACCTTCACGCTCATCTCAGGCCAGGCTTACATCACCACCTACGAGCTGGTGAGGAAGTATGTCTCCAAGTATTCTGACAATAATACGGTCAAGTCGCTGGTGGCGGGCGGCTCAGCCTCCCTGGTTGCTCAGAGCATCACTGTCCCTATAGATGTCGTCTCTCAGCAGCTGATGATGCAGGGCCAAGGGGAGCACCTCACTCGCTTTCGACTGAATTTTAATACAGAGGCTGGAAAGTCTAAAAAATTCTTCGGCCAAACCAGAAACATTATGGCTCAGATTTTTGCTGCTGATGGTTTCCGGGGCTTCTACAGAGGATATGTGGCTTCTCTGCTCACTTATATCCCCAACAGTGCTGTGTGGTGGCCTTTCTACCATTTTTATGCTG AGCAACTCTCTAAAATGGCTCCCAGTGACTGCCCTCATCTGATCCTACAAGCCATGGCCGGACCTCTGGCTGCTGCTACTGCCTCAACTGTCACCAACCCAATGGATGTGGTCAGAGCCAGAGTGCAG gTTGAAGGGAGGACTTCAGTCATTGAGACATTCGGGCAGCTGATCAAAGAGGAGGGCTGCTGGGGACTGACCAAAGGACTGTCGGCACGTATCATCTCCTCCACACCCACTGCCATCGTCATGGTGGTCGGCTACGAGACGCTAAAAAAGCTGAGTCTGCGACCGGAGCTGGTGGACTCGAGACACTGGTAG
- the LOC125900945 gene encoding solute carrier family 25 member 44-like isoform X2 — protein MQQKRNIQIIEWEDLDKKKFYSFGVFMTMSIRATVYPATLIRTLLQVQRGKSLYSGTFDAFFKILRTEGIRGLYRGFMVNTFTLISGQAYITTYELVRKYVSKYSDNNTVKSLVAGGSASLVAQSITVPIDVVSQQLMMQGQGEHLTRFRLNFNTEAGKSKKFFGQTRNIMAQIFAADGFRGFYRGYVASLLTYIPNSAVWWPFYHFYAEQLSKMAPSDCPHLILQAMAGPLAAATASTVTNPMDVVRARVQVEGRTSVIETFGQLIKEEGCWGLTKGLSARIISSTPTAIVMVVGYETLKKLSLRPELVDSRHW, from the exons ATGCAGCAGAAAAGGAACATCCAGATCATCGAGTGGGAGGACCTCGACAAAAAGAAATTTTACTCTTTCGGGGTGTTCATGACGATGAGCATCCGGGCCACCGTCTACCCGGCCACACTCATCCGCACTCTACTCCAGGTGCAGAGGGGCAAATCACTCTACAGCGGCACCTTTGACGCCTTCTTCAAGATTCTCCGGACGGAGGGCATCCGCGGCCTTTATCGAGGCTTTATGGTCAACACCTTCACGCTCATCTCAGGCCAGGCTTACATCACCACCTACGAGCTGGTGAGGAAGTATGTCTCCAAGTATTCTGACAATAATACGGTCAAGTCGCTGGTGGCGGGCGGCTCAGCCTCCCTGGTTGCTCAGAGCATCACTGTCCCTATAGATGTCGTCTCTCAGCAGCTGATGATGCAGGGCCAAGGGGAGCACCTCACTCGCTTTCGACTGAATTTTAATACAGAGGCTGGAAAGTCTAAAAAATTCTTCGGCCAAACCAGAAACATTATGGCTCAGATTTTTGCTGCTGATGGTTTCCGGGGCTTCTACAGAGGATATGTGGCTTCTCTGCTCACTTATATCCCCAACAGTGCTGTGTGGTGGCCTTTCTACCATTTTTATGCTG AGCAACTCTCTAAAATGGCTCCCAGTGACTGCCCTCATCTGATCCTACAAGCCATGGCCGGACCTCTGGCTGCTGCTACTGCCTCAACTGTCACCAACCCAATGGATGTGGTCAGAGCCAGAGTGCAG gTTGAAGGGAGGACTTCAGTCATTGAGACATTCGGGCAGCTGATCAAAGAGGAGGGCTGCTGGGGACTGACCAAAGGACTGTCGGCACGTATCATCTCCTCCACACCCACTGCCATCGTCATGGTGGTCGGCTACGAGACGCTAAAAAAGCTGAGTCTGCGACCGGAGCTGGTGGACTCGAGACACTGGTAG